The Thunnus maccoyii chromosome 9, fThuMac1.1, whole genome shotgun sequence genome includes a region encoding these proteins:
- the agpat9l gene encoding glycerol-3-phosphate acyltransferase 3-like, translating into MEDFWAMTLWVLKIWLYLIVFLIMIPAMFGFSLGISEMYMTILVKTLEWATLRIQKASADERALQASAANGLIQRDDGSMEKELEELRRSHPKPPEGGNFTLSDCFYFTRRGIESIVEDEVTQRFSSEELASWNLLTRTNNDFQYISLRLTLLYGLGIIVRYCILAPLRITLACIGLSWLVIGTSTVGLLPNWRMKFWLSEWVHVMCYRICARGLSATIHYHNRENKPEKGGICVANHTSPIDIVILCNDGCYAMVGQVHGGLMGVVQRAMVRSCPHVWFERAEMKDRHLVTKRLTDHVNDKTKLPILIFPEGTCINNTSVMMFKKGSFEIGATIYPVAIKYDPKFGDAFWNSSKYSMVSYLLRMMTSWALVCNVWYLPAMHQQEGEDAVQFANRVKSAIAHQGGLLDLQWDGGLKRAKVKESFKQEQQKQYSSMVVGDDSGSNSD; encoded by the exons ATGGAGGATTTCTGGGCAATGACCCTTTGGGTACTGAAGATTTGGCTTTACCTCATTGTCTTCCTCATCATGATCCCAGCCATGTTTGGCTTCTCACTGGGCATCTCTGAGATGTACATGACCATCCTGGTCAAGACCTTAGAG TGGGCCACTCTGAGGATACAGAAGGCAAGCGCAGACGAACGAGCTCTCCAAGCCTCTGCAGCTAATG GTCTCATCCAGAGGGACGATGGCTCTATGGAGAAAGAGTTAGAGGAACTTAGACGCAGTCACCCCAAACCCCCAGAGGGCGGTAATTTTACACTTAGTGACTGTTTCTATTTCACCCGGAGAGGAATTGAGAGCATTGTAGAGGATGAG GTGACCCAGCGGTTCTCTTCAGAGGAGCTGGCGTCATGGAACCTGCTGACTCGCACAAACAACGATTTCCAGTACATCAGTCTGAGGCTGACGCTGCTTTACGGCCTTGGCATCATTGTGAGATACTGCATCCTCGCCCCGCTCAG GATAACACTGGCCTGCATTGGCCTCAGCTGGTTGGTTATTGGAACATCTACTGTTGGACTGCTCCCAAATTGGAG gATGAAGTTCTGGCTCAGTGAATGGGTCCATGTCATGTGCTACAGGATCTGTGCTCGAGGCCTCTCTGCCACCATCCACTACCACAACAG ggaaaacaaacCGGAAAAAGGAGGAATCTGTGTTGCCAATCACACCTCCCCTATCGACATTGTGATACTCTGCAACGATGGGTGTTACGCTATG GTGGGTCAGGTACACGGAGGTTTGATGGGAGTCGTCCAGAGAGCCATGGTGAGATCCTGTCCCCATGTCTGGTTTGAGAGAGCAGAGATGAAAGATCGCCACCTGGTGACCAAAAG GTTGACGGATCATGTGAATGACAAGACAAAGCTTCCCATACTGATATTTCCAGAGG GAACCTGTATCAACAACACATCCGTCATGATGTTTAAAAAGGGAAGTTTTGAAATTGGAGCTACAATATACCCTGTAGCCATTAAG TATGACCCAAAGTTTGGAGATGCTTTCTGGAACAGTTCCAAGTACAGCATGGTCAGTTACCTGCTTAGGATGATGACCAGCTGGGCCCTCGTTTGTAACGTCTGGTATCTGCCAGCTATGCACCAGCAG GAGGGGGAAGATGCTGTCCAGTTTGCCAACAGAGTTAAGTCAGCCATTGCTCACCAGGGAGGGCTGCTAGATCTACAGTG GGATGGAGGCCTCAAGAGAGCAAAGGTGAAGGAGTCATTCAAACAGGAGCAGCAGAAGCAGTACAGCAGCATGGTGGTGGGAGACGACAGCGGCAGCAACAGTGACTGA